ACTTAGACTTCTTGTTGAAGGAAAAGATAATAAAAAAGCAAAAGAGCTTTTAGATAAACTTACTAAATTTTTTAAGAGTAAATTAGTATGAAAAAAATTATTTTTTTTATTTTTGCTTTTTTTTTAATATTTTTAATTGACCAAACAATAAAACATTTTTTTTTAAATGGTTTTGAATGGCATAGTAAATGTATATCGTTAGTATTAGCAATAAATAAAGGGGTTGCATTTTCTATGTTTAGCTTTTTAGGTGAATATTTAAAATATATTCAGCTTTTTTTTATTTTTTTACTTTTTTACTTTTTTATTAAAGAAAAAGTATTGTTTAAACATCCAATAATTACAGGAATATTATTTGGGGCTGCTATTTCTAATCTTTATGATAGATTTAGGGTAGGTGGAGTAGTTGATTATGTGTATTGGCACTGTTTTTTTGATTTTGCTATATTTAATTTTGCAGATGTAATGATAGACCTTTCAATTTTAATGTTTGCTTATTATTATTTTTTTGCTAAAATTTTGCTCAAAAAATAGGTCGCATAGCTCAGTTGGTAGAGCACTACCCCGACACGGTAGGGGTCGCTGGTTCGAGTCCAGCTGCGACCACCAATTGACAATATATAAATTTTAAGATAAAATTCATAAAAAAAGGAGATTGCTATTAATTTTAAGGAAAAACTTGGATAAGAGACACTTTCATAAATTCTACACATTTTCTACACAGCAATCTATTTTAAATAATCAAAAGGACATTAATGAATAATGATATTATCGGTTATAAGATAGGGGATAATATATTTGATTTGCAAACAATTGAAGCTAAAAATATAGATATTAGTGATGCAAAACCTATTTATTTTGATGATAGTGAAGATGCTCTTGAAATTATTAGACATTCAGCTGCTCATTTGATGGCACAAGCTATAAAAGAACTTTATCCAGATGCGAAATTTTATGTAGGTCCTACAATTGAGAATGGGTTTTATTATGATTTAAAAACTTCAACTCCAATTACGGACAAAGATTTAAAAAACATTGAAAAAAAGATGAAGCAATTTGCAAAGAAAAAAATTGATATTACAAGATATGAGATAAGTAAAGATGAAGCAATTGAAAAATTTAAAGATGATGAATTAAAACAAGAAGTTTTAAAAATGATTCCATCAGATGTTGTTTCTATTTATAAACAAGGTGATTTTGAAGATTTATGTAGAGGACCACATCTTCCTAATACAAAATATCTTCATAATGTAAAACTTCAAAAAGTAGCAGGAGCATATCTTGGAGGTGATTCAAATAAAGAGATGTTAACAAGAGTGTATGGGACTGCTTTTGCTACAAAAGAAGCTCTTCAAGAATATTTGAAAAGACTTGAAGAAGCTTTAAAAAGAGATCACAGAAAACTTGGGAAAGAACTTGAACTTTGGCTTTTTGATGAAGAGGTTGCTCCTGGTATGCCTATTTGGCTTCCACGCGGTGCAATGCTTAGAGCTAATCTTGAAAAATTACTATTTTCTGCTCATATTCAAAGAGAATACGAACCTGTAAGAGGACCTGAGATTTTAAGAAGTGAAATGTGGAAAATTTCAGGTCATTATTATAATTATAAAGAAAATATGTATTTTACTGAGATAGCTCATGATGATAATCAAAAGCAAGCAGAAGAGTATGGTATAAAACCTATGAACTGTTTAAGTCATGTTAAAATTTTTGGTCATAAAGTTAGAAGTTATAAAGAACTTCCTCTTAGATTTTTTGAATTTGGAACAGTTCATAGACATGAAAAAAGCGGAGTTTTACACGGACTTCTAAGGGTTAGAGAATTTACACAAGATGATGCACATATTTTTTGTAGACCAGACCAAATAGAAGAAGAAATAATTAAAGTATTAGATTTTGTAGATTCCATAATGCAAAGATTTGGATTTAAGTATGAGATGGAAATTTCAACTCGTCCTGAAAAATCAATAGGAAGTGATGAAATTTGGGAAAAAGCAACAGAGGCTTTAAAAAATGCTTTAAATAAACTTAATAGAGAATATGGAATTGATGAAGGTGGTGGGGCTTTTTATGGTCCTAAAATTGATATAAAAATTACTGATGCAATTGGTAGAAAATGGCAGTGTGGAACTATTCAAGTCGATTTTAACTTGCCTGAAAGATTTGATATAAGTTATATTGATGAAAATAATGAAAGAAAAAGACCTGTTATGATTCATAGAGCCATTATTGGTAGTTTTGAAAGATTTATTGCTATTTTAACAGAACATTATGCAGGAGAGTTTCCAACTTTTATTGCTCCAATAAAAGCTATTTTTGTACCAATTAGTGAAGATCATATAAATTATGCAAAAGAAATTCAAAAAGAGTTATTAAAAGACGATTTAAAAACAGAAATTTATGCAAGTAACGATTCACTTAATAAAAGAATTAGAAACGCAGAAAAGCAAAAAGTTGCTTATGTTGTAATAATAGGGGATGAAGAGGTAAAAGATGGTACTGTTGCAATTAGAGATAGAAGAAAAAGGACTCAATATAAAATGAAAAAAGGAGAGTTTGTGGAAATGATTAAAAAACTAAGTGAGGTTAGAGTATGAGTAAGAAAGAGAAAACATTAATTAATGAAGAAATTTTAGATATTACAGATAGAGTAAGACTTGTAGATGGTGAAGGAGAGCCTAAAATTGTAGATTCACATAAGGCATTAGAAATTGCATATAATAAGGGATTAGATTTAGTTTTAGTTGCACCAAATGCTAATCCACCTGTTGCAAAAGTTATGGATTATGGAAAATATAAGTACGAACAAGAAAGAAAGAAAAAAGAAGCAAAGAAAAAACAAGTAAAAATTGAAGTAAAAGAGATAAAATTTACTTCGAAAATTCAACAAAATGATATAGATTATAAAGTAAAACATGCAAGAGAGTTTTTAGAAAAAGGAAAACATGTAAAACTCAGAGTGTTTTTAAGAGGAAGAGAGCTTGCTACACCTGAAAAAGGATTTGAGGTTATTAATAAAGTTTGGGATATGTTAAAAGATGTTGCAGAAAAACAAAATGAACCAAAACTTGAAGGAAATTATATTAATTTATTAATTACTCCTCCAAAAAAGAAGAAAAAATAATTTGGAGGTTTTTGTTTTTATTTTATTATAGATGCGATTTAATAAAAAGATGTTTAAAATTTCTTAACAAAACAGCAAATTTCTTCACATTTAGCAAAATCTAAAAAGCATTAACTCTCTTCGTTCAAACAAAATGCTTTTTTATACCAATTCCAAATAAGTTAGTTACTTTAAAATTTTTAAAACTTTCGTTATTTCAATATTTTTTATTATTTTTCCATTGTCCATTTTCAATTTTCAATTGGTATTACCGTTTTTGCTATACTAAAATTTACAATTGTTTTGTCATTTTAAACTTTTATTTGTTGTTTTATAATTTTTATTGAACTCACTATTTTTTAAATAAATCGTATTTATTTTTTTCTATTTTAAATAAGTGTCAGAGATAATAATCTTGTAATAAAAAAGAAAAAAAGAAAGAATTATTTGTTGATATGTTGAATTGCTTTTTCTTTAAATTCTTTAAGTTTTTTAAGCAATTCTTCAAATAATCCTTTTGTATTGTGATTTCTTTTAATTTCTTTTTCAAGTTTAGAAATTTCATCTCTTAACATTTTATATGTTGTATCACTTTTACTTGTGTAACCGAGAGTTTCAGCAAGTTTTAATTGATATTTTGCTTCTTCAAGATATTTTAAAGCTTGTTTTTTATCTTTTTTTACTATTTTGCTCGCTTCACTTACAAGAGCTTCTGCTTTAATTAATGGAATTGGTATTATTGTATCAACTTCAACAAGTGTTGACAGAGCCATTGCTAATACATCTTCTGCTTCTTTTATTTTCCCTTCATTAATATATTTTATTGCAAGATTTAGAGCTGCTGGATATGTTGCAAGAGGTAAATTCACAGTTTTAATAACTATTTCATCTCTAAGTGCATTTAGTACTTCTCTTGCTGCTGGCAATTTATTTGCTACAACAAGAAGTTTTGCTTGATTTACCATTTTTGCAATATCTTTTAATTTTCCTTGGAATTGATAAGCTTCAATTTGAATATCTACTGGAAGAAGATATGGTGCTTTTGGGGTGTTTAGTACAATTGCAAGTTGTCCAACTGCATTTTTTAAAGCTTCTTTTGCTTTTTTTATTTTTTTATTTTTTAAATACATTAATGCTTCTTGTGTGTATTGAATAGCTCTAATTGCTTCTTTTACAAGTTGAGTGTTTTGTGCATTTTTTTCGGCTTTAATAACTGCATTTTTATTTACATTTGCAGTTTTAGCATCTATTGCGAAAGTATTACTTACTAATAAAGAACCAAGTACGATTGATGTTACTATTTTTTTCATTTGTCCCTCCTTAAAAATTTTTAAGTAGTAAAATTATAATACTTTTAGCCTACTTATGTCAAGTATTTTAAATGTTTTATTTTAATTTTAACGAAATTTTAATCTTTGATATGTGATATAATTTTAATAAAAAAGGGATTTGATGCAAGATAAAATTAGAAACTTTTCAATTATAGCACATATTGACCATGGTAAATCTACCCTTGCAGATAGATTAATAGAATTTTGTGGTGGAATTAGCGAAAGAGAAAAAGAAGACCAACTTCTTGATACTATGGATATTGAAAAAGAAAGAGGAATAACTATAAAAGCTCAAAGTGTAAGACTCGAATATAAAGGATATATTTTAAATTTAATAGATACACCAGGACATGTAGATTTTTCTTATGAAGTTAGTAAATCATTAAAAAGTAGTGAAGGAGCTTTACTTGTTGTTGATGCAACCCAAGGAGTAGAAGCTCAAACCCTTGCAAATGTTTATATGGCAATAGAAAATGATTTAGAAATTATTCCAGTAATTAATAAAATTGACCTTCCAAGTGCAGACCCAGATAGAGTTGCAGAGGAAATTGAAAGTACTATTGGAATTGATGCAAGTGAGGCTATTTTAGTTAGTGCAAAAACAGGTCAAGGGATAGAAGAACTTTTAGATGCAATAATTGAGAGAATTCCAGCACCAAAAGGTAATCCAAATGCTCCAACAAAAGCATTAATTTATGATAGTTGGTTTGATAATTATCTTGGGGCTATTTGTTTAGTTAGAGTATTTGATGGTAGTATTAAAAAAGGTGATGAAGTTTTGGTAATGGGTACTGGTAAAAAACATAAAGTATTAGAGCTTTTTTATCCTCATCCTATTAAGAAATTAAAAATGGATGAAATTAAAACAGGAGAAATTGGTGTTGTTGTAATGGGACTTAAAAATGTAGCTGATATTAGAGTAGGCGATACAATAACAAATGCAAAAAATCCTGCAAAAGAACCAGCTGCTGAATTTGAAGAAGCAAAAAGCTTTGTTTTTGCTGGAATTTATCCTATTGATACTGATAAATATGATGATTTAAGAGATGCATTAGAAAAATTAAAATTAAACGACTCATCTATAACATTTGAACCAGAAACATCACAAGCCTTAGGATTTGGATTTAGGGTTGGATTTTTAGGTATGCTTCATATGGAGGTTATTAAAGAAAGACTTGAAAGAGAGTTTGGAATAGAATTAATTGCAACTGCTCCAAGTGTTACTTATAGAGTTAAATTAACTGATGGAAGTGAAATTGAAATTTCAAATCCAAGTGAACTACCACCTCCAAATAAAATTGATAAAATATATGAACCTTATGTAAAAGCTACAATTTTGACACCAAGTGAATTTGTTGGAAATTTAATTCAATTTTTAAATGAAAAAAGAGGTGTGCAAATTAAAATGGAATATCTCTCACCTGAGAGAGTTTTACTTGAATATGAACTTCCTTTAAATGAGATTGTTACTGATTTTTATGATAAATTAAAAACACTTACAAAAGGTTATGCAAGTTTTGATTACGAGCCAATTGGATATAAAGAAGGTGATTTAGTAAAAATGGATATAAGAGTTGCAGGCGAACCAGTTGATGCATTAAGTATTATTGTCCCAAAAGATAAAGCAGAAAAAAGAGGAAGAGAATTAATTAAAGTAATGAAAGAATTAATACCAAGACAATTATTTGAAGTAGCTATTCAAGCAAGTATAGGAAATAAAATTATTGCAAGAGAGACTGTAAAAGCTTTAAGAAAAGATGTTACAGCAAAATGTTATGGGGGAGACATTAGTAGAAAAAGAAAGCTTCTTGAAAAGCAAAAAAAAGGTAAAAAAAGAATGAAAGCGATTGGTAAAGTTAATATTCCACAAGAAGCGTTTTTAAGTGTTTTAAAAATTGATTAATGTTATTAAATAGTTATTTTAAAAAGGTATAATATTTTTCCAAAAATTTTAATAAATCTCTTGACTTTCTTTTTTATTTACCTTATAATTTCATCCACACAACGAAGAGTTGTGAGAATGACCCGTTAGCTCAGTCGGTAGAGCATCTGCCTTTTAAGCAGAGGGCCGCTGGTTCGAATCCAGCACGGGTCACCATTGTCCCCATCGTCTAGTGGTCTAGGATACCGCCCTTTCACGGCGGCGACACGGGTTCGAATCCCGTTGGGGACGCCACTTCTAAATGATAAATCCTTGATAAGCAATGTTTGGTCGCTTAGCTCAGTTGGGAGAGCACCAGCCTTACAAGCTGGGGGTCGCAGGTTCGAGCCCTGCAGCGACCACCACTTGGAGCCGTAGTTTAGCTGGTTAGAATGCCGGCCTGTCACGCCGGAGGTCGCGGGTTCGAGTCCCGTCGGCTCCGCCACTAAATATATTATTTATTGTTATTTTCTTTTTTGTAAAATTTAACTCCATAGATATATCTTAAATAATAAATTTGATAAAGCACAAGTGATAGTATTATTGACTTTATTTTAAAAATTCATAAATATTTGAACTATTCAATAGTCTTAAAAAGTTATAATTATATTGTGACATCAATTATACTAATGTAAAATCAATTTATTTATATATTGCTTCTATAAACTTAAAACCTGCTCCTGCAAATAAAATGCTTCCTATAACATTTAGTGAAATATAAACTAAACTTTCAATAATAAGACCATTTTTTATTAAAAAAAAGCTTTCAATTGCAAAAGTTGAGAATGTAGTTAAAGCTCCCATCATACCAGTAGTTAGTAAAGATTTAATATAAGAGTTTTCAATTATATTGTATTGAATTAAACCTATTAAAACTCCTAAAATAAAACTTCCAATTAAATTAACACTTAATGTACCAAATGGAATATCGTGCTTTATTGTATTATTTATAAGTCCAGAAGTATATGCTCTTAAAATTGCTCCTATAAAGCCTCCGATACCAATTGCAAGCATTGTATCAAATTTCATTTAAACTCCTTGAATAATAGAGATAATTGTATATTCGTAATTTCTTTAATAAAATTAATAAATTATTATTCATTAATCGAATTATATTCTTTGTTTAGAATTTCTTGCATTTTTTCTTTTGTTCTTTCATACCAATTATTGTCAGTAGGATAAAAACTATCTAAAAAAATTACTTTTATTTTTTGTTTATCAACTCTAAAAGGATTTTGTTTAAAAGCAAAAGGAAGATTTATAATCACAAAAGGTTGAACTTTTAAATTTAATTTCTCTGCTAATGCCTTTGGGCCACTTTTCCACTCTTTCATTTTTTTAGGATTTTCTTTATTTCTTGTTCCTTCTGGAAATACTATAATTTTTAATCCTTTATTTATTCTTTTTTTTACTTCTTTAAGCATAGTTATAACTGAGCGTTTATTGGACCTATCAACTAATATCATATCAGTTTTTGTTAGCATATATTTAATAATTGGAGTTTCTCCAAGTTCTTTTTTTGCAATCCAAATAAGTTTTTCTGGTATAACTGTTTCCATTAAAGCAATATCTAAATTATGAGTATGATTACCAATAAATAAATTAGCCTCTTTATCAATGTTCCCTTCAATTATTATTTCTTTTGCAATCATTTTAATTAAAAATTTAGAGAGCCATTTTCTATATTTTAGTTCATTTTTTGGATTAATTCCACAAAGCAAAGATACTATAATTGTAGCTAATCCACCAATCATTAAAAGTATATAAGATTTTAGGCTATTTATAATTTTCACTTTTTATCCATCCTATTTTATTATTTATTTTTATTTTTATATAATTTTTAGTTTTATTTAAAATTTGAGCTTTTTCGTTTTTATTAGAGATATATATAATCGTTGATTGTTTGGTTGGCAATATTTGTACTTTTGTACCTTTTTTTATTTCAATTTCACCTTTTGGTAAAATTTTTAATAGTAGAGAAATTGAAAGAAGTATTGGTAATAGTAATATGAAAATTTTTTGATAAACTAAAAAAATAATTAAACTAAAAGCTATTAAAATTAATATTAAAATATTTAGTGGAGTGAATATTTTTTCATCTTCGGGATTAATATTTGTTTGAGTACTTATAATATTTTGGGTAATTATTACTGGGATTTTTATTTTCTCAAAAGTTTGTTTATTTGAATTGAAATAAAAAAAAGTAAATTCTTTTATATTTTTAGGTAGTATTACATAATATGATGCTTTATTTTGAGATATAGTTGTTAGATTTTGTTCATAGCTTGAAACTTTAAAATTTTTAATAAAACAATTTTTACATAAAATATTAAAATTTAAAATAGTATGATTTTTGTCATATTTTGTAGCAATAGGATTTTCTATTTTTAAATCGTCAGCTACTATATTAGAATAATTTTTTGGAGGGATAATTTTTTTTATTTTAATTAAATTATTTAAATTTATTTCTTTATAAAATTTTTTGCTAATTATTATTAATTTGTGTGGTTCATTATTCGCTAAAAATTTGACGTTTAATAAATAAATATAAGGATTAATTTGAGTGAGGTTTGTTTCTACATTATATGATGTGGTAACGTTTATTTTTTTTGGAGTTGGTAAAATTACTCTAATATTAAAATTAACTAATTCATTAGGATAATAGTAAGGTTTTATGTTTTCATATTTTAAAATTTCTGCAAAAATAAAAAAAGGTATAAAAAGAGATATTAATATTCTCATTTTAATGCTATATTATAGTCTTTTTTTAAAGTTGAAATATATGCAAAAAAGTTTTTTCTTTGTTTACCCCATAGTGTAATTTTTGCAGATTTTCTTATTTTAAGAGGATTTATCCATTTTCCATATCTCATAACTCCAAAATGTAAGTGAGGTCCTGTTGATAAACCTGAGTTTCCAAGATATCCTATTATTTGTCCTTGTTTTACCCATTTTCCTACATAAATTCCTTTTGGCCATCCTCTTAAATGTCCATATAATGTTATGTAACCATCTCTATGTTTAATTTTCACTACTCTTCCATAGCCTCTAATCCAGCCTTTATATATTATCTTACCATCTGCTACTGATTTTATTGGCGTACCAATTCTATTTACATAATCTATACCATCATGCATTCTCCACTTATGTAATAGAGGATGTAATCTCATACCAAATTTAGAAGATATTCTTTTATAATGTAGTGGTGCAGGTAAAAACATTCCTTTTAAACTTCTTGCTCTTTCATCATAATATCGCCCATCATAAGGATTTAAAAATGCATTATATTGGTAAAATTTATTAAATATACTTGCATATAAAACTTTAATTTGTTTAACACTTCCATAGCGTGATTTTTCTTCGTATAAAATTTTAATTTTAGTATTTTTAGGAATATATCTAAAATTAAGCTTGTCACTAAATATATTTATTATTTTATTAGTTAAGCTTCTTAAATTTGTTGCTTTGTATAAATCATAATTTAAATTATTATTAATTGTAACTTCAATGTATTTTTTTTGAGTTTCATAAATAATAGGTACAATTTTGGTTAAATATTTATTGTTTTTGTTTATAATTTGTAGTTGATTTTTATCATCAAGAGGAATTAAAGCTTGCTTTAATCTATTATTTTCAGTTAATAAAAAGATAGTTTCACCAATTCTAATTCTTTTAACTTTCCTTTTAATATTACCTGGTAAGTCATAATATAAACTAATAGGAATAGAATATTTTTTTAAAAAACCATAAAATGTATCACTTTTTGACCATTTTTTCGTTTCTACCTTATATGCAGAAAGTATAGCAATAGATATTATTATTAATAAAAACTTTTTCATTTAAAAAAACCTTTTAACATTTTAATTCCATCTTCTCCACCAAGGATTGAACTCATTGCTCTTTCTGGATGAGGCATAAGTCCAAATACATTTTTATTTTTATTGCATATTCCAGCAATTGAATCTACACTTCCATTTGGGTTAAATTCATTACCATTTTTATCACAATATTTTAATAATACTTGTTCATTATCATACATTTCTTTTAAAGTATCACTATCAACTTTATAATTTCCCTCAGCATGTGCAATTGGAATATTAACTATTTCTCCAACATTTAAATTTGATAAAAATTTATTATTATTGTTTACTACTTTTAAATGATGAAATTTTGAGATAAAGTGTAAACTTTCATTTCTTGTCATTCCACCAGGAAGTAAATGAGATTCAAGTAATATTTGAAATCCATTACAAATTCCAAGAACATATCCACCTTTATTTGCGAATTTAATAACTTCATTCATTATAGGAGAAAATCTTGCGATTGCTCCACTTCTTAAATAATCACCATAACTAAAACCTCCTGGTAAAACTATTAAGTCAAAATTATCTAAATTTGTATGATTATGCCATATAAATTCACTCTTTGCCCCAAGTTTTTCAAATGCCCACTTAGTATCTCTATCACAATTAGTACCAGGAAAAACAATAATTCCTACTTTCATTCTTTAACCTCAATTTTATAATTTTCAATAACTGGATTAGCTAATAATTTATCGGCCATTTCTTTTGCCTCTTTAATTGCTTCTTCTTTGTTATTAGTATTAATTTCTATTATAATTTGTTTTCCTACCCTTACATCTTCTACATTTTTAAATCCTAATGTTTCAAGAGCATGTAATACTGCTTTTCCTTGTGGGTCAAGAACTCCTTTTTTTAAATGAACATTTACAGCAACTTTCATTTTTTATCCTTTAAGTCTATTTAAAATTTCTGTATAAGCTTCTTTAATGTCTCCTAAATCAAATCTAAATAAATCTTTATCCATTTTTTTACCAGTTTTTTTATCCCATAATCTACAACTATCAGGTGTTATTTCATCAGCTAATATTATATTTCCATCTTTATCTTTTCCAAATTCTACTTTAAAATCAACTAATATAAGTCCAATTTTATCAAAAAATTTCACTAAAAAGTCATTTATTTTTAACCCATATTCTCTAAGTTTATCAAGTTCTTCTCTTTTTTCAACTAAATTTAGAATCATTGCATGGTCATCATTAATTAATGGGTCATTTAAGTCATCATTTTTATAGTAAAATTCAACAATTGTAAAGGGAAGTTTTTTTCCTTCTTTTAATCCAAGTCTTCTTGATAAACTTCCAGCAGCAATGTTTCTTACTACTACTTCAATTGGAATAATTTCTACTTTTTTTACAAGCTGTTTTGTTTCATCAATTTGTTTAATTAAATGAGTTGGAATTCCTTCTTTTTGAAGTGCTTCAAAAATTATTGTTGTAATAGCACAATTTAGTGCACCTTTACCTTCTTCTTTATCAGCTTTTTCACCATTAAAAGCTGTTAATGAATCTTTAAATTCACATATTACTTCATTTGGATTATCTGTTTCATAAATTTTTTTTGCTTTTCCTTCATATAAAAGTTTCATTTACTCTCCTTTGCAATAATTAATGCTTTTAAAATATTTGCACCTGTTAATAGTTGCAAATCTCCATCTATTTTTTTTACTTTTTCATTAGTTTTTTTGCTTATAGTTTTTTTATTATCTAATTTTTGAAGCTCTGCTTTAAGATGAGCTTTTAAATTTGCTTCTGTTATTTCAGCAGTTGTATTATTGATTTCTTTGACTTTTCCAGGATGAATAATAATATCTGGGGTAATTCCTCTTGCTTGAATGGTTCTTCCACTTGGTAGATAATATCTTGCAACAGTAAGTCTAATTGCTTCATCTTTGTTAACAGGAAGGATTGCTTGAACGCTTCCTTTTCCAAATGTTTTTTCACCAACTATAACAGCTCTTTTATGGTCTTGAAGTCCACCTGCTACTATTTCACTTGCACTTGCACTTCCTCCATTTACTAATACAACAATTGGAATATTTTTATAAGTACCAAATGAATGTGCTTTAAATTCTATATTTTCACTTTTTAATCTACCCTTTTGAGATACTAAAATACCTTTATCAATAAATAAATCTAACGTTCCAACTGCTTGATTTAAAAGCCCTCCTGGGTTATTTCTTAAATCTATTATGATTCCTTTTTTGCCTTGTTGTTTAGCTTGTTTTAAAATTTCTTTTAGTGAAGGAACTACATTTTTATCAAAACTGCTTATTCTTATGTATTCTATTTGAGGGTATCCTTTTAAAGTATATGCTTTTACTGATTTTATTTTAATTATTCCTCTTGTAATTGTAACTTTAAATGGTTTTTTACCTTTTCTTACAATTGTAAGAGTAATTTTAGTACTAGGTTTTCCTCTCATTAAATTAACTGCTTCATCTAAACTCATATCAATTGTTGCTTTATCATTTATTTTTAAAATAATATCACCAGCTTTAATTCCAGCTTTGAAAGCCGGAGTATCATCAATAGGAGATATTACTGTTAGTACACCATTTCTCATTCCAACAACTATTCCAAGCCCTCCAAATTCGCCATTAGTTTGGATTTTTAATTCTTTATATGCTTTTTTATCAAGATAACTTGAATGAGCATCTAAATTTGGAAGTAGTCCTTTTAGAGCTTTATTAATTATTGTAGAAGTGTTTAATTCATCAACATAATATGCTTCAATCATATTAACAACTTTTACAAATTTTTCATATGCTTGAAGTCTTGTTTGTTGTGTCTCTTTTGCATGTAATAATGTTAATGCTAACAAAATTGCAAATAGCATTTTTTTCATAGAACTCCCTCGTTTTTGAAATTCTATTTAAATTAAGGCAAAAATTCAAGAAGTTTGTTATTTTTAAAATATCATTAATGAAAGTTTAATGTAAAGTAAAAAAAATAAATCAAAAACCTTGACATAAAACGACTAAACCTGTTATAATTTTACCAACTAAAACTTTTAAGGAGGAGAATATGGAAAAATTATTCGAGAAATTAACAAATCAAATGATGGAAGCAATTGAGAGTGGGCTTAGTTTAGCTCTTCATAATAAAAACCCAGAAGTACATCCATTACATGTATTATGGGGACTTGTTACAAATACTAATAGTGTTTTAAATCAGGCGTTTAATAAAATGGGCGTTGATAAAATGGCAATAGAGCTTGAAATTAAAAGTGCAGTAGATAGACTTCCAAAAGTAGATAATATTACAAAAGAGTCTATTAGAATTGGAAGAGAATTAATTGATAGCTTACAAAAAGCAGAAGCTCTTGCTACAAAACTTGGTGATAAGTATATTGCTGTTGATACTTGGCTTATAGCAAATCTTGATAGATTTAAA
This Caminibacter mediatlanticus TB-2 DNA region includes the following protein-coding sequences:
- a CDS encoding lysophospholipid acyltransferase family protein — encoded protein: MKIINSLKSYILLMIGGLATIIVSLLCGINPKNELKYRKWLSKFLIKMIAKEIIIEGNIDKEANLFIGNHTHNLDIALMETVIPEKLIWIAKKELGETPIIKYMLTKTDMILVDRSNKRSVITMLKEVKKRINKGLKIIVFPEGTRNKENPKKMKEWKSGPKALAEKLNLKVQPFVIINLPFAFKQNPFRVDKQKIKVIFLDSFYPTDNNWYERTKEKMQEILNKEYNSINE
- a CDS encoding M23 family metallopeptidase, with the translated sequence MKKFLLIIISIAILSAYKVETKKWSKSDTFYGFLKKYSIPISLYYDLPGNIKRKVKRIRIGETIFLLTENNRLKQALIPLDDKNQLQIINKNNKYLTKIVPIIYETQKKYIEVTINNNLNYDLYKATNLRSLTNKIINIFSDKLNFRYIPKNTKIKILYEEKSRYGSVKQIKVLYASIFNKFYQYNAFLNPYDGRYYDERARSLKGMFLPAPLHYKRISSKFGMRLHPLLHKWRMHDGIDYVNRIGTPIKSVADGKIIYKGWIRGYGRVVKIKHRDGYITLYGHLRGWPKGIYVGKWVKQGQIIGYLGNSGLSTGPHLHFGVMRYGKWINPLKIRKSAKITLWGKQRKNFFAYISTLKKDYNIALK
- the purQ gene encoding phosphoribosylformylglycinamidine synthase subunit PurQ, producing MKVGIIVFPGTNCDRDTKWAFEKLGAKSEFIWHNHTNLDNFDLIVLPGGFSYGDYLRSGAIARFSPIMNEVIKFANKGGYVLGICNGFQILLESHLLPGGMTRNESLHFISKFHHLKVVNNNNKFLSNLNVGEIVNIPIAHAEGNYKVDSDTLKEMYDNEQVLLKYCDKNGNEFNPNGSVDSIAGICNKNKNVFGLMPHPERAMSSILGGEDGIKMLKGFFK
- the purS gene encoding phosphoribosylformylglycinamidine synthase subunit PurS codes for the protein MKVAVNVHLKKGVLDPQGKAVLHALETLGFKNVEDVRVGKQIIIEINTNNKEEAIKEAKEMADKLLANPVIENYKIEVKE
- the purC gene encoding phosphoribosylaminoimidazolesuccinocarboxamide synthase, yielding MKLLYEGKAKKIYETDNPNEVICEFKDSLTAFNGEKADKEEGKGALNCAITTIIFEALQKEGIPTHLIKQIDETKQLVKKVEIIPIEVVVRNIAAGSLSRRLGLKEGKKLPFTIVEFYYKNDDLNDPLINDDHAMILNLVEKREELDKLREYGLKINDFLVKFFDKIGLILVDFKVEFGKDKDGNIILADEITPDSCRLWDKKTGKKMDKDLFRFDLGDIKEAYTEILNRLKG
- a CDS encoding S41 family peptidase; the encoded protein is MKKMLFAILLALTLLHAKETQQTRLQAYEKFVKVVNMIEAYYVDELNTSTIINKALKGLLPNLDAHSSYLDKKAYKELKIQTNGEFGGLGIVVGMRNGVLTVISPIDDTPAFKAGIKAGDIILKINDKATIDMSLDEAVNLMRGKPSTKITLTIVRKGKKPFKVTITRGIIKIKSVKAYTLKGYPQIEYIRISSFDKNVVPSLKEILKQAKQQGKKGIIIDLRNNPGGLLNQAVGTLDLFIDKGILVSQKGRLKSENIEFKAHSFGTYKNIPIVVLVNGGSASASEIVAGGLQDHKRAVIVGEKTFGKGSVQAILPVNKDEAIRLTVARYYLPSGRTIQARGITPDIIIHPGKVKEINNTTAEITEANLKAHLKAELQKLDNKKTISKKTNEKVKKIDGDLQLLTGANILKALIIAKESK